The segment CCCACAACCGGACCAGGCAACGTGGCCATGTCTCGCGGAGCCGGTGCCACGGACGAACATGATAGTGTGCATAGCAGCAGCAGGATCAACAACAAGCAATGCTTGGGCATGCAGAATCCTTGAAAAGGTTGATATGGATCCCAACCGTCAATCAAACAGGGCACGACCTACTCAACAGGCTGGAATACGGGACCGGACGGCGTGCTGATTCGACGCAACCGGCCCTCTTTGGCTAATCTCTCTCGCTCTTCCAACGACTCAGGAATATCCTCCACGCGCCTGACTGGTTCATTCTCGCCGGCAGTGGCCGAAGGGGCGGACTGGGCGTTCATCCTGGTGCTTTGTTGCGGGCCCCGCGGCGGCTCCGTTCGCATGTGCTCATAGAGACCGATGACATGTTCCCGTCCCTGGGCGTCCACCAGCACAACGGAGTCTTGTTCGAGTTTTTTAAGCACAAAGTAGAATGATTCGCCGCGCTCCCCCTCATCCCGAGCTGTCTCGCCCTCCTCCAATATCCGATGTTTCTGCCTGGAGGCAAAACGCTCAAAATATACCAAGGCTGTTTTCCGGTCCGGCACGATACTCGTCCCATAGAGCCTTATCCCAGTGGTATCCGGCAGAAAAGTCTGGGCTTGGGGCTCTGCCTGGGGCGCATCGCCGGCAACTGACGGAGGAGGCGACCATGCTCTGCGTTCAGAAGAAAAAAGGTTTTTATCCGTGACAATAGCGTACTGGGCTGAGCCCATAGACGGATCAGGAAACAACAACCGCAATTCCTGCGAAAGCATCGCGGAAACCACGTCCGCGCGTTCCTCCCCGTTGCCTGGAGAGGCGTCCGTCCAGGCATCGTAAGAACTCCAGGTCCCCCAGGCCAAGACCAGGAATCCCGTGAAGAACACGACGTTGAGCACCATGCTGGGACTGAGGCTACGCTTCATCATTTTTCTTCACCTCAAACGGACTTCAGGCAAATTGCCCATGGCATCCCCAATTTCTCGCTTCCCACGTAAACCTTCGCCTCACAGCAACGTCCAGCAGGTAAGTTGGGCATTGAAGTAATAGTAGCGCTTCTCATGCGGGCTGATGATCTTGATTTCCACTTCGTCAAAAAAAATGAAACGCCGACCGTGCTCAACACGTTCCATGAAATTTTGAATACCCCCGATCTCCGCCCTGGTATTGATCGCCATGCGCATCTCACCGAGCCCTCCCCTTTCCACCACCGGGAGGACCCGCATGCTGAGAATACTGACTCCGGATGCATCGGCCCATTCATTGACAATGTTCTGAAACATGGCTTCGGAAAGAGGAAGCGTGCCGGCTTTGACCAGCCTGGCATCCACCACCTCTTCCCTCAGGCCGACAACCTCGGCATGCAGCCCGGCATACTTCTCGCCACTGATGATGTCCCGCTTCAGCCGTTGGTGTTCCAAC is part of the Desulfonatronum sp. SC1 genome and harbors:
- a CDS encoding GspMb/PilO family protein produces the protein MKISTSQKLKWLRDAPLRLRLLLASCLVLGLAVLVNMAVVSFDAYSRALDEAIDMRGLEHQRLKRDIISGEKYAGLHAEVVGLREEVVDARLVKAGTLPLSEAMFQNIVNEWADASGVSILSMRVLPVVERGGLGEMRMAINTRAEIGGIQNFMERVEHGRRFIFFDEVEIKIISPHEKRYYYFNAQLTCWTLL